The nucleotide sequence CAAGCGCGGCAAGATCTTCACCCGTCTGATCAAGGAAATCACCGTTGCTGCCAAGATGGGCGGCGGCGATGTCAACATGAACCCGCGCCTGCGGCTGGCAGTGGACAAGGCCAAGGCCGAATCCATGCCCAAGGACAATATCGATAACGCCATCAAGCGCGGCACCGGCCAGCTGGAAGGCGTTGACTATGTTGAATGCCGTTACGAAGGCTACGGCATTGGCGGTGCTGCCGTGATGGTGGACTGCCTGACCGACAACAAGACCCGTACCGTGGCCGATGTGCGTCATGCCTTCTCCAAGTACGGCGGCAATATGGGTACCGACGGCTGCGTGGCCTTCCAGTTCAGCCATTGCGGTTTCCTGGTGTTTGCACCGGGTGTGGATGAAGACGCACTGATGGAAGCGGTGCTGGAGTGCGGTGCCGAAGACGTGATCACCAATGACGACGGTTCCATCGAGGTGATTACCGGCCCCTACGAATTCAGCGATGTGAAACAGGCGCTGGAAGACAAGGGTTTCAAGGCGGAAATGGGCGAAGTCACCATGAAGCCGCAAAACGAAACCGAACTGGCCGGCGAAGACGCCATGCGCATGCAAAAGCTGCTGGATGCGCTGGAAGACCTGGACGACGTACAGGACGTGTACACCTCGGCCACGCTGCTGGACTGATCGGCCGCTGCTGTCACTGCAAGGCTTGCCTGCCGGCAAGCCTTTTTCATGT is from Aquitalea aquatilis and encodes:
- a CDS encoding YebC/PmpR family DNA-binding transcriptional regulator, whose product is MAGHSKWANIQHRKGRQDAKRGKIFTRLIKEITVAAKMGGGDVNMNPRLRLAVDKAKAESMPKDNIDNAIKRGTGQLEGVDYVECRYEGYGIGGAAVMVDCLTDNKTRTVADVRHAFSKYGGNMGTDGCVAFQFSHCGFLVFAPGVDEDALMEAVLECGAEDVITNDDGSIEVITGPYEFSDVKQALEDKGFKAEMGEVTMKPQNETELAGEDAMRMQKLLDALEDLDDVQDVYTSATLLD